The Clostridioides sp. ES-S-0010-02 genome window below encodes:
- a CDS encoding ABC transporter permease, which produces MSVLGIAYNNFKSNIRTYLAFFISMVFSVVVLTNFELLRYGDAINVLQGENQKFTLSVLISVIIILSVFLFFFIWYATNIFFKNRSKEIGILSFMGLDLYTIGKIYFVENMLIGISSCITGILIGIITSRFFQVVIIKLSGFDINVSNGFSIKAIMYASLIFISIFMIMTIKGFVTICRSSVINLINTSKKQDKIPKVGIGLYILAIISILVLGYGYYLSMDIRSGNIASVIPVIVIIIIGTYGLFKSVMPVVFHMIMKNKKVLFNGNNIIAINNINYRLNKNYKTYSIIAIIITTTISTLGASVAIKHMQQNAQEQRNVYTVSIVSIDKNEVDRTQIEDIIKDTNSIRYSVNPELIALENPDSKDDYDKLNIIMKYSDFYNILKVNGNEKELKEYGEKLVEGNNVMQLKSPQTILTLAKKETSVNIDGQVYNITKGEIKVPVLGTGINDSIIVVNDNIYSKLKDKGEQIYFYGAKVSEEENSQKMFDNIEKNLSMKSGYMRNGYKAQNESQWMKFAYVVLVFLFLVFTLVAGSIIYMKIYSDAYEDRDKYKTLLKIGTTEKEINKAVFKEVAIFYTLPMLSATISSYFALRLAGSLLMADLFSIYILSLVICLIIFIIYGAVSINKFKKVIYEN; this is translated from the coding sequence GTGAGTGTACTTGGAATTGCTTATAATAATTTTAAAAGTAATATAAGAACTTATCTGGCATTTTTTATATCTATGGTCTTTTCAGTAGTTGTACTGACTAATTTTGAATTACTAAGATATGGTGATGCCATAAATGTATTGCAAGGGGAAAATCAGAAATTCACATTATCAGTGTTAATATCTGTAATAATAATATTGTCAGTATTTTTATTTTTCTTTATATGGTATGCGACAAATATATTCTTTAAAAATAGGTCAAAAGAAATAGGGATACTATCTTTTATGGGATTGGATTTATATACTATAGGAAAAATATATTTTGTAGAAAATATGCTTATAGGAATAAGCTCTTGTATCACAGGAATACTTATAGGGATAATAACATCTAGATTTTTCCAGGTAGTAATAATAAAATTATCAGGATTTGATATAAATGTATCCAATGGGTTTAGTATCAAAGCTATAATGTATGCCAGTTTGATATTTATTTCTATATTTATGATAATGACTATAAAAGGTTTTGTAACAATATGTAGAAGTAGTGTAATAAACCTAATTAACACATCTAAGAAACAAGACAAAATACCAAAAGTAGGTATAGGATTATACATATTAGCCATAATATCAATTTTAGTATTAGGATATGGTTATTATCTTTCTATGGATATACGCTCTGGAAACATAGCTAGTGTAATACCAGTTATAGTGATAATAATAATAGGTACTTATGGTTTATTTAAATCAGTTATGCCTGTTGTATTTCATATGATAATGAAAAATAAAAAGGTATTATTCAATGGAAATAATATAATAGCAATAAACAATATAAATTATAGATTAAATAAAAACTATAAAACTTACTCTATAATAGCTATAATTATAACGACTACAATATCAACCCTTGGTGCATCAGTTGCCATAAAACATATGCAACAAAATGCTCAAGAACAGAGGAATGTATATACTGTTAGTATAGTTTCAATAGATAAAAATGAAGTAGATAGAACACAAATAGAAGATATAATAAAAGATACTAATAGTATAAGATATTCAGTAAATCCAGAACTAATAGCTTTAGAAAATCCAGATAGCAAAGATGATTATGATAAATTAAATATAATAATGAAATACAGTGATTTTTACAATATTCTCAAAGTAAATGGAAATGAGAAGGAATTAAAAGAGTATGGCGAAAAATTAGTTGAAGGAAATAATGTAATGCAGTTAAAAAGTCCTCAAACGATATTAACATTAGCTAAAAAAGAAACTAGTGTGAACATTGATGGACAAGTATATAATATTACAAAAGGGGAAATAAAAGTACCAGTATTGGGAACAGGGATTAATGACAGCATTATAGTAGTAAATGATAACATCTACTCTAAGTTAAAAGACAAAGGAGAACAAATATATTTTTATGGAGCGAAAGTATCTGAGGAAGAAAATAGCCAAAAGATGTTCGATAATATTGAAAAAAATTTAAGTATGAAAAGTGGCTACATGAGAAATGGATATAAAGCTCAAAACGAAAGTCAATGGATGAAATTTGCATATGTAGTGCTTGTATTTTTATTTTTAGTATTTACGCTTGTGGCTGGAAGCATAATATACATGAAAATATATAGTGATGCTTATGAAGATAGAGATAAATATAAAACTTTATTGAAGATAGGAACTACAGAAAAAGAAATAAATAAAGCTGTCTTTAAAGAAGTAGCTATATTTTACACTTTACCAATGTTAAGTGCAACAATATCAAGTTACTTTGCATTAAGACTAGCAGGCAGTTTACTAATGGCTGATTTATTTAGTATATATATATTAAGCTTAGTAATATGCTTAATAATCTTCATAATATATGGAGCAGTATCTATTAATAAGTTTAAGAAGGTAATATACGAAAATTAA
- a CDS encoding response regulator transcription factor, whose amino-acid sequence MYKILLIEDDIDLSKEIALALERWGFKVEVIDNFELILEEFIDKKPDVVLLDVNLPLYNGFYWCEKIRGVSNVPIIFLSSRDSDMDLIMGINNGGDDYITKPFSIDILVTKINGIIRRAYNYSDSNSILYYKDLMFDVGKGIIKHKYKEKDIELTKNEIKILNLLLKNKNKVVSRESLMMTLWDNDEFVTDNALTVNINRLRSKVKELGVDDFIKTKKGIGYII is encoded by the coding sequence ATGTATAAAATTTTATTAATAGAAGATGATATTGATTTATCAAAAGAAATTGCTTTGGCGTTAGAACGATGGGGATTTAAAGTAGAAGTAATTGATAATTTTGAACTGATTTTAGAAGAATTTATAGATAAAAAACCAGATGTAGTACTTTTGGATGTTAATTTACCACTGTATAATGGATTTTACTGGTGCGAGAAAATAAGGGGTGTTTCAAATGTTCCAATCATATTCCTTTCATCAAGAGATTCTGATATGGATTTAATAATGGGAATAAATAATGGAGGAGATGATTATATTACAAAACCATTTTCTATAGATATCTTAGTTACCAAAATAAATGGGATAATAAGAAGAGCTTATAATTATAGCGACTCTAATAGTATTCTATACTACAAAGATTTAATGTTTGATGTAGGAAAAGGAATTATAAAACACAAGTACAAGGAAAAAGATATAGAATTGACTAAAAACGAAATAAAAATTTTAAACTTATTATTAAAAAATAAAAATAAAGTTGTATCAAGAGAAAGTCTTATGATGACTTTATGGGATAATGATGAATTTGTTACAGATAATGCTCTTACTGTAAATATAAATAGATTGAGAAGTAAGGTTAAAGAGTTAGGTGTTGATGATTTTATAAAAACTAAAAAGGGAATAGGATATATAATATAA
- a CDS encoding sensor histidine kinase, whose protein sequence is MIVKYLKDRFKYIVLFFIIISIINIYLFAINIFENQYAELIYLDFLALLIIIVFFIVDYINFKNSYKDLCKCLENNDDIDNYLISGQSFEANIMRDIIENLKSKNNDDTKNYKQSLKELDEYIAKWVHEIKIPISSLSIITDRLNNIEDSTDIKNQIAKINFLVNSILYSSRSNSMFEDIFMNKVNLEKLIKSSIKNNSFLLIKNNIEVSLNNLNYTVYTDSKCIAYILDQIINNAIKYSKEVGKIEFNAKPLENGVVLSIKDYGIGINEEDICRVFNRGFTGTNGRNRLYKSTGMGLYFAKKMIDNLDHKIDVYSENGVYTIFNIHFYNISDYLNLNN, encoded by the coding sequence ATGATAGTAAAATATTTAAAAGACAGATTCAAGTATATTGTGCTTTTTTTTATTATCATTAGTATAATAAATATTTACTTATTTGCTATAAATATATTTGAGAATCAATATGCAGAGTTAATATACTTAGATTTTCTAGCTTTACTCATAATAATAGTATTTTTTATTGTAGATTATATAAACTTTAAAAATAGCTATAAAGATTTATGTAAGTGTCTAGAAAATAATGATGATATAGACAACTACTTGATTAGTGGACAATCCTTTGAAGCAAATATCATGAGAGATATTATTGAAAATTTGAAATCAAAGAATAATGATGATACAAAAAATTACAAACAATCTCTAAAAGAATTAGATGAATACATAGCTAAATGGGTTCATGAAATAAAGATTCCAATATCATCTTTGAGTATAATTACAGATAGATTAAATAATATAGAAGATAGTACAGATATTAAGAATCAAATTGCAAAAATAAACTTTTTAGTAAATTCTATTTTATATAGTAGTAGAAGTAATAGTATGTTTGAGGACATATTTATGAATAAAGTTAATCTAGAAAAATTAATAAAATCCTCTATAAAGAATAACTCGTTTTTACTCATAAAAAACAATATTGAAGTTAGTTTAAACAACTTAAATTATACTGTTTACACTGATTCTAAATGTATAGCCTATATTTTAGACCAAATTATTAATAATGCTATAAAATACTCAAAAGAAGTTGGTAAAATTGAATTTAATGCAAAGCCATTAGAAAACGGAGTAGTGTTATCTATAAAGGATTATGGTATAGGTATAAATGAAGAGGATATATGTAGAGTTTTTAATAGAGGATTTACAGGAACAAATGGAAGAAATAGATTGTATAAATCTACTGGAATGGGATTATACTTTGCAAAAAAGATGATAGATAACTTAGATCATAAGATTGATGTATACTCAGAAAATGGTGTTTATACAATTTTTAATATTCATTTTTATAATATATCTGATTATTTAAATCTAAATAATTAA
- a CDS encoding proline iminopeptidase-family hydrolase has translation MKITEGYMPFEGFKTYYRIVGEATEGKKPLVLLHGGPGSTHNYFEVLDKIAESGRQVIMYDQIGCGNSFVEGHPELFNADTWIKELIELRKHLGLDEIHLLGQSWGGMQAIWYAIEYKPKGIKSYILSSTLSSAKLWEKEQKRRISYMSEADQKALLDAVNTGDYSSKEYNDALEKFMEMYCAGEVTEDSPECLRRPKKSGSEAYIVGWGYNEFSPTGTLSGYEFTDRLHEIKEPCLVTSGAIDLCSPYIAKTMYDRIPNSKWELFEYSRHMPFVEENDKYIEVLTKWLNEND, from the coding sequence ATGAAAATTACTGAAGGATACATGCCTTTTGAAGGTTTTAAAACCTATTACCGTATAGTGGGAGAAGCTACAGAAGGAAAGAAACCATTAGTACTACTTCACGGAGGTCCAGGTTCTACACATAACTATTTTGAAGTATTGGACAAGATAGCTGAAAGTGGAAGACAAGTTATAATGTATGACCAAATTGGTTGTGGTAATTCATTTGTAGAAGGGCATCCTGAGTTATTTAATGCAGACACTTGGATAAAAGAACTTATCGAACTAAGAAAACATCTAGGGCTTGATGAAATACATCTATTAGGTCAGTCTTGGGGAGGTATGCAGGCTATTTGGTATGCTATTGAATATAAACCAAAGGGTATCAAGTCGTACATTCTTTCATCTACTCTTTCTTCTGCAAAACTTTGGGAAAAAGAACAAAAAAGAAGAATATCATATATGAGTGAAGCTGACCAAAAAGCGTTACTTGATGCAGTAAATACTGGAGATTACTCTAGTAAAGAATATAATGATGCATTAGAAAAGTTTATGGAGATGTATTGTGCAGGGGAAGTAACTGAAGATTCTCCTGAATGTTTAAGAAGACCTAAAAAGTCTGGTTCTGAAGCATATATTGTAGGATGGGGATATAATGAATTTTCTCCTACAGGTACTCTTTCTGGATATGAGTTTACAGATAGATTACATGAAATAAAGGAACCTTGTTTAGTAACTAGTGGAGCGATAGATTTGTGTTCACCATATATTGCAAAGACTATGTATGATAGGATACCTAATAGTAAATGGGAACTATTTGAATATTCAAGACATATGCCATTTGTTGAAGAAAATGATAAATATATAGAAGTTCTAACTAAATGGTTAAATGAAAATGATTAA
- a CDS encoding AAA family ATPase — translation MNFIDTLKSVDLILSTGEVPLIVGESGIGKTALAKKLAKENNWSLIVIDGNLLKEGEIGGLPTIESYVGINSNGYKTEKKTTVYAVHNKLREIDEEISKGKTVLLFIDEINRCEHTVQQELMNLILNREINGYKLHDDVKILAAMNPSSKYGSDFDYQVVDMDSAQENRFVWLNMESDHTQWLKWAIDEGIEKKIIEFISTFPEYLHKTNEDDVRATPRSYERVSKIYKVYKDKKKAIPRTVFLNVIKGNVGKVIAEEFISFIESDSSPLISYEDVFLGDTIDEHLVERVKNESHTRLYLSAINILKNLELNMKNDEYESKYYIDRFIEFLKIYPIDLMIGIMKDIRNSYIEVYKKAIENEEFVKSYFESYRLIRG, via the coding sequence ATGAATTTTATAGATACATTAAAAAGCGTTGACTTAATATTATCCACTGGAGAAGTACCTCTAATAGTTGGTGAAAGTGGGATAGGAAAAACAGCTCTAGCAAAAAAACTTGCCAAAGAAAATAATTGGAGTTTGATTGTAATTGATGGAAATCTACTTAAAGAGGGTGAAATAGGAGGTCTTCCAACTATAGAATCTTATGTAGGAATTAATTCTAATGGATATAAGACAGAAAAGAAAACTACAGTATATGCTGTTCATAATAAATTAAGAGAAATTGATGAAGAAATATCTAAAGGAAAAACAGTTCTTTTATTTATAGATGAGATAAATCGTTGTGAGCATACTGTACAACAAGAACTTATGAATCTAATTTTAAATAGAGAAATTAATGGATACAAGTTACATGATGATGTAAAGATTTTAGCAGCAATGAATCCATCAAGTAAATATGGTTCAGATTTCGATTATCAAGTTGTAGATATGGATTCAGCTCAAGAAAATAGATTTGTTTGGTTAAATATGGAGAGTGACCATACACAATGGTTGAAATGGGCAATAGATGAAGGAATTGAAAAAAAGATTATAGAGTTTATTTCAACTTTCCCAGAATATCTGCATAAAACAAATGAAGATGATGTAAGAGCAACTCCGAGAAGTTATGAGAGAGTTTCTAAAATTTATAAAGTTTATAAGGACAAAAAGAAAGCAATTCCTAGAACAGTATTTCTAAATGTTATAAAGGGGAATGTAGGTAAGGTTATAGCAGAAGAGTTTATAAGTTTTATTGAATCAGATTCTAGTCCATTGATATCTTATGAAGATGTTTTTTTAGGTGATACTATTGATGAACATCTTGTAGAAAGAGTAAAAAATGAAAGTCATACAAGACTTTATTTATCAGCGATAAATATTCTAAAAAACTTAGAATTAAATATGAAAAATGATGAGTATGAATCAAAATATTATATTGATAGATTTATTGAGTTCTTAAAAATATATCCTATAGATTTAATGATAGGAATTATGAAGGATATTAGAAATAGCTATATTGAAGTGTATAAAAAAGCTATAGAAAATGAAGAGTTTGTAAAATCTTACTTTGAGTCATATCGTTTAATAAGGGGATAA
- a CDS encoding CarD family transcriptional regulator, whose translation MFKIDDYIMYGMTGVCKVLDITNEKITNGVQKEYYVLSPLYSNNTIIKIPVDNKKVPMRKILSEVTVASLINDIPNMDTSWIDNEKMRSEQFKVMLRSGKCEELLKLIRSIYCNKEHIKSLGKKSHQADDNMMKEAERLLNEEFATVLNISPDEVTSYISSHIPQ comes from the coding sequence GTGTTTAAGATTGATGATTATATAATGTACGGAATGACAGGTGTTTGTAAAGTTTTGGACATAACAAACGAAAAAATTACAAATGGTGTACAAAAAGAATATTATGTATTAAGTCCCCTTTATTCTAATAATACAATAATAAAAATACCTGTTGATAATAAGAAAGTTCCAATGAGAAAGATACTTTCTGAAGTTACTGTGGCTTCGCTAATAAATGATATACCTAATATGGATACATCATGGATAGATAATGAAAAAATGAGAAGTGAGCAATTTAAAGTGATGCTTAGAAGTGGTAAGTGTGAAGAGTTACTTAAATTAATAAGAAGTATATACTGTAATAAAGAACATATAAAATCTCTTGGTAAAAAATCACATCAAGCAGACGATAATATGATGAAAGAAGCAGAAAGATTATTAAACGAAGAGTTTGCAACTGTTTTGAATATTTCTCCTGATGAAGTTACTTCATATATATCAAGTCATATACCGCAATAA
- a CDS encoding peptide MFS transporter gives MSTTVNKKGKFPIGFYICATTFSFERAAYYSAKFLIYIFLTTAIVKGGLGIDKGQAAIMQANLVAFTYLAPIIGGYISDRWIGARYTIPIGMLIMGIGYYLGSIATTASMVNAMIILVSIGTAFFKGNVSAVNGQLFDNQEELDTAFSVQYSFVNIGSFIGTTAVGILYANTFMKNGVYGFSQCFFIAAVLCVIGAIWFTYGWRFLGNAGKRPFKEGVVAEKVEEKDNAPLTSMDKKRIWAIILISFFSVIFWLFWYLTYLAVYDYGAAFVNMTIGGFDIPLAWFDSLNALVCIVLGPVLGALWFKLASRPQGDISLFKKTGLGLIFLGLAFLMLVGAELTRGVGAPETVKASIIWIIMFGILLSFGEMLFSPLGNSFVSKYAPKKLLGVLMGVWTFATFIAGQGYGYIYAFTLKFDMIKVYTIIPVILFVAAILLFLFDKTLSKLVEEDN, from the coding sequence ATGAGCACAACAGTAAATAAAAAGGGTAAATTCCCTATAGGATTTTATATCTGTGCAACAACTTTCTCGTTTGAAAGAGCAGCATATTATTCTGCAAAGTTTTTAATTTATATATTCCTTACAACAGCAATTGTTAAAGGTGGTCTTGGAATAGATAAAGGACAAGCAGCTATAATGCAAGCTAACCTTGTTGCATTCACATATCTTGCGCCAATAATTGGAGGATATATATCAGATAGATGGATAGGAGCTAGGTATACTATACCTATAGGTATGCTTATCATGGGGATAGGATACTATCTTGGTTCTATTGCAACTACAGCTTCTATGGTAAATGCAATGATAATTCTAGTTTCAATTGGTACTGCATTCTTTAAAGGAAATGTATCAGCAGTAAATGGACAACTTTTTGATAATCAAGAAGAACTTGATACAGCATTCTCAGTACAATATTCTTTTGTTAATATAGGTTCTTTCATCGGAACAACAGCAGTAGGTATACTTTATGCCAATACATTCATGAAAAATGGAGTATATGGTTTCTCTCAATGTTTCTTCATAGCAGCTGTTCTTTGTGTAATTGGTGCAATATGGTTCACATATGGATGGAGATTCCTTGGAAATGCAGGAAAAAGACCTTTTAAAGAAGGTGTGGTAGCTGAGAAAGTTGAAGAAAAAGATAATGCTCCTCTTACAAGTATGGATAAGAAGAGAATTTGGGCTATTATACTTATTTCATTCTTCTCTGTAATTTTCTGGTTATTCTGGTATCTAACTTATCTTGCAGTTTATGATTATGGTGCAGCGTTTGTAAACATGACTATTGGAGGATTTGACATTCCTTTAGCTTGGTTTGACTCATTAAATGCACTTGTATGTATTGTACTAGGTCCAGTTCTTGGAGCGTTATGGTTTAAACTTGCCAGTAGACCACAAGGTGATATAAGTTTATTTAAAAAGACAGGTCTTGGATTAATATTCTTAGGTCTTGCATTCTTAATGCTTGTTGGAGCAGAGCTTACAAGAGGTGTTGGAGCTCCTGAAACTGTTAAAGCTAGTATAATATGGATAATTATGTTTGGTATACTTCTAAGTTTTGGAGAAATGTTATTCTCACCACTTGGGAACTCTTTCGTAAGTAAGTATGCTCCTAAAAAACTTCTAGGTGTTCTTATGGGAGTTTGGACATTTGCTACTTTTATAGCTGGTCAAGGATATGGATATATATATGCATTT